A stretch of Longimicrobium terrae DNA encodes these proteins:
- a CDS encoding amino acid adenylation domain-containing protein yields the protein MSIQDKDLARPELSAAKRALLEARLSGLHRAAVVEPRAPGVEVPLTFDQERLWFLHRLGQGGSAYNIYTGMRLHGTLDAVALERALGEVVRRHEALRTVFHEVDGIARQVVTPFAGFTLPGDDFSELDAAERDARLRARVSEVAGSVFDLERGPLLAARLVRMGDGDHALLLCVHHIVTDGGSLQLILDEAWTLYDAWSRGNPSPLKEPLLQYGDWAVWQRAQSQRDAETKHLGYWRDRLAGAPELLELPADHSRPPLPSFRGARVPVNVSADAAERLRELARAEGATLYMVVLAGFKLLLGRYSGADDIVVGTPIAGRTRSEVEQVVGLFMNTLVLRTDMSGDPTFRELVGRVRETVLGGYEHQDVPFERVIAELRPERSLSHSTLFQVLFQLDTAGEGGVPSFGGVQVHQMPREADTAKLDLALMLHAHAGGITGGLQYSTDLFERGKASRMMEHLERLLEQAAAFPDRRVSRLNLMSREERKRLVGWNRVTARYPSDRCIHQLFEAQAAETPDALALAFGDESLTYAQLDARANQLARHLRGMGVGPEVRVGVCLERSLELLVCILGVMKAGGAYVPMDPAHPAERIAYLLDDSGVGVLLTQEKLCGRIPPRESVAVIAVDTAWDRIGTESAEAVESGVTSENLCYVIYTSGSTGRPKGVAMHHRGVANYIHWGIRFYGADGGNGAPVFSSMAVDLTVTNLLPLFAGRTVRLLPEESPVEALAGAIRARPGFGLIKITPIHLGLLNTMLRPEELAGAARTLVIGADFLSAEPTVLWQEQAPGVRLMNEYGPTETVVGCSAYVLPTGKHLSGPVPVGRAIQNLTFQVLDVHMEPVPLGLPGELYIGGAGVARGYLGRPALTAEKFVPDPFTDRPGERMYRTGDRARWQADGNLMILGRTDNQVKVRGYRVELGEIEAVLRRRPEVRDVLVVLREDRPGDKRLVAYVVADAADPAALREYLREKLPEYMVPAAFVVMASLPQTATGKLDRRTLPAPDYGRAAAGAGDAGEPESFVEAQVLQIWEEVLEVDDIAPTQNFFELGGNSFLALRLVALVNRRLGGDLPLATLFAGGTVRHMAETLEQQRTAAPVAPEAIVPMQPGGSLPPLFCVHPAGRSVAGYVNLVRHLGPDQPVYGLRDVGEDLSRPIPQIAREHVEAMRAVQPEGPYHLLGWSFGGFVAYEMAIQLQRAGETVAFMGMLDTLSPELVHAWPWTDDLDLIVGSASDVAALSRKPFTLRRDELEGLPVDEQVRRVAAQLREQGAAPADFEESSLRENYETLNARIRSRAGYVAEPFQGTLTLFRASFVKERWIEFFSAYSEEEKTTMGWCRHTPDVEVRPVPGAHVTLGSEPHVRVLARQATEALAQARARVSRAEGGADAARG from the coding sequence GTGAGTATTCAGGACAAGGACCTCGCGCGGCCGGAGCTCAGCGCGGCCAAGCGCGCGCTGCTGGAGGCCCGCCTGTCGGGACTGCACCGCGCGGCGGTGGTGGAGCCCCGCGCCCCGGGGGTGGAGGTTCCGCTGACGTTTGACCAGGAGCGGCTGTGGTTTCTGCACCGCCTGGGGCAGGGCGGCTCGGCGTACAACATCTACACGGGAATGCGGCTGCACGGCACGCTGGACGCCGTGGCGCTGGAGCGCGCGCTGGGCGAGGTGGTTCGCCGGCACGAGGCGCTGCGCACCGTCTTTCACGAGGTGGACGGCATCGCCCGGCAGGTGGTGACGCCCTTTGCCGGCTTCACCCTTCCCGGCGACGACTTCTCGGAACTGGACGCGGCGGAGCGCGACGCCCGGCTGCGCGCCCGCGTGAGCGAGGTGGCGGGAAGCGTGTTCGACCTGGAGCGCGGCCCGCTGCTGGCCGCGCGCCTGGTTCGCATGGGCGACGGCGACCACGCCCTGCTCCTGTGCGTGCACCACATCGTCACCGACGGCGGCAGCCTGCAGCTGATTCTGGACGAGGCGTGGACGCTGTACGACGCCTGGTCGCGGGGCAATCCGTCTCCGCTGAAGGAGCCGCTGCTGCAGTACGGCGACTGGGCCGTGTGGCAGCGCGCCCAGTCGCAGCGCGACGCGGAAACGAAGCACCTGGGCTACTGGCGCGACCGGCTGGCGGGCGCGCCGGAGCTGCTGGAGCTGCCGGCGGACCACTCGCGCCCGCCGCTCCCCTCGTTCCGCGGCGCGCGCGTCCCCGTCAACGTCTCCGCCGACGCGGCGGAGCGGCTGCGCGAGCTGGCCCGCGCGGAGGGCGCCACGCTGTACATGGTGGTGCTCGCCGGCTTCAAGCTTCTCCTGGGCCGATACAGCGGCGCGGACGACATCGTGGTGGGCACCCCCATCGCCGGGCGCACCCGCAGCGAGGTGGAGCAGGTCGTGGGCCTCTTCATGAACACGCTGGTGCTGCGCACCGACATGTCGGGCGACCCCACCTTTCGCGAACTGGTGGGCCGCGTGCGCGAGACGGTGCTGGGCGGCTACGAGCACCAGGACGTGCCGTTCGAACGGGTGATCGCCGAACTGCGCCCGGAGCGCTCGCTCAGCCACTCCACCCTGTTCCAGGTCCTGTTTCAGCTGGACACCGCGGGCGAGGGCGGCGTGCCGTCGTTTGGCGGAGTGCAGGTGCACCAGATGCCGCGCGAGGCGGATACGGCCAAGCTGGACCTCGCGCTGATGCTGCACGCGCACGCGGGGGGCATCACCGGCGGCCTGCAGTACAGCACCGACCTGTTCGAGCGGGGCAAGGCGTCGCGGATGATGGAGCACCTGGAGCGGCTGCTGGAGCAGGCGGCCGCCTTTCCCGACCGCCGCGTGTCGCGCCTGAACCTGATGAGCCGCGAAGAGCGCAAGCGGCTGGTGGGATGGAACCGCGTCACCGCCCGCTACCCGTCGGACCGCTGCATCCACCAGCTGTTCGAGGCGCAGGCCGCGGAAACGCCGGACGCCCTCGCCCTCGCTTTCGGGGATGAATCGCTCACCTACGCGCAGCTGGACGCGCGCGCCAACCAGCTCGCCCGCCACCTGCGCGGCATGGGCGTGGGGCCGGAGGTGCGCGTGGGCGTGTGCCTGGAGCGCAGCCTGGAGCTGCTGGTGTGCATCCTGGGGGTGATGAAGGCCGGCGGCGCCTACGTGCCCATGGACCCCGCGCACCCCGCGGAGCGCATCGCCTACCTGCTGGACGATTCCGGCGTGGGCGTGCTGCTGACGCAGGAAAAGCTGTGCGGCCGCATTCCCCCGCGCGAATCCGTCGCCGTGATCGCCGTGGACACCGCGTGGGACCGCATCGGCACCGAGAGCGCGGAGGCGGTGGAAAGCGGCGTCACGAGCGAGAACCTGTGCTACGTCATCTACACCTCCGGCAGCACCGGCCGGCCCAAGGGCGTGGCCATGCACCACCGCGGGGTGGCCAACTACATCCACTGGGGCATCCGCTTCTACGGCGCGGACGGGGGCAACGGCGCGCCCGTCTTTTCCTCCATGGCGGTGGACCTGACGGTCACCAACCTCCTCCCCCTGTTCGCCGGGCGCACCGTGCGCCTGCTGCCGGAAGAGTCGCCGGTGGAAGCGCTGGCCGGCGCCATCCGCGCGCGCCCGGGCTTCGGGCTCATCAAGATCACCCCCATCCACCTGGGGCTGCTGAACACCATGCTGCGGCCGGAGGAGCTGGCTGGCGCGGCGCGCACGCTGGTGATCGGCGCCGACTTCCTTTCCGCCGAGCCCACGGTGCTGTGGCAGGAGCAGGCGCCCGGGGTGCGGCTGATGAACGAGTACGGGCCCACGGAGACGGTGGTCGGCTGCTCGGCGTACGTGCTTCCCACGGGCAAGCACCTGTCGGGCCCGGTGCCGGTGGGCCGCGCCATCCAGAACCTGACCTTCCAGGTGCTGGACGTACACATGGAGCCGGTGCCGCTGGGGCTGCCGGGCGAGCTGTACATCGGCGGCGCGGGGGTGGCGCGCGGCTACCTGGGGCGCCCCGCGCTCACGGCGGAAAAGTTCGTCCCCGATCCGTTCACCGACAGGCCGGGCGAGCGCATGTACCGCACGGGCGACCGCGCGCGCTGGCAGGCGGACGGCAACCTCATGATCCTGGGCCGCACCGACAACCAGGTAAAGGTGCGCGGCTACCGCGTGGAGCTGGGGGAGATCGAGGCGGTGCTGCGGCGCCGTCCCGAGGTGCGCGACGTCCTGGTGGTGCTGCGCGAAGACCGGCCGGGCGACAAGCGGCTGGTGGCGTACGTCGTGGCGGACGCGGCCGACCCCGCCGCGCTGCGCGAGTACCTGCGCGAAAAGCTGCCGGAGTACATGGTTCCCGCCGCGTTCGTGGTGATGGCGTCGCTGCCGCAGACCGCCACCGGCAAGCTGGACCGCCGCACCCTTCCCGCGCCGGACTACGGGCGGGCCGCGGCGGGCGCGGGCGACGCGGGCGAGCCGGAAAGCTTCGTGGAGGCCCAGGTGCTCCAGATCTGGGAAGAGGTGCTGGAGGTGGACGACATCGCGCCCACGCAGAACTTCTTTGAGCTGGGCGGCAACTCGTTCCTGGCCCTGCGCCTGGTGGCGCTGGTGAACCGCCGCCTGGGCGGCGACCTGCCGCTGGCCACGCTGTTCGCCGGCGGCACGGTGCGGCACATGGCGGAAACGCTGGAGCAGCAGCGCACCGCCGCCCCGGTCGCCCCGGAGGCCATCGTCCCCATGCAGCCGGGCGGATCGCTGCCGCCGCTGTTCTGCGTGCACCCGGCCGGCCGCAGCGTGGCGGGCTACGTGAACCTGGTGCGCCACCTGGGCCCGGACCAGCCGGTGTACGGCCTGCGCGACGTGGGCGAGGATCTGTCGCGCCCCATCCCCCAGATCGCCCGCGAGCACGTGGAGGCCATGCGTGCCGTCCAGCCGGAGGGCCCGTACCACCTGCTGGGCTGGTCGTTCGGCGGATTCGTCGCGTACGAGATGGCCATTCAGCTGCAGCGCGCGGGGGAAACGGTGGCGTTCATGGGGATGCTGGACACCCTGTCGCCGGAGCTGGTGCACGCGTGGCCGTGGACGGACGACCTGGACCTGATCGTGGGCTCCGCCAGCGACGTGGCCGCGCTGAGCCGCAAGCCGTTCACCCTGCGCCGCGACGAGCTCGAGGGACTGCCGGTGGACGAGCAGGTGCGCCGCGTGGCCGCGCAGCTCCGCGAACAGGGCGCCGCGCCGGCGGACTTCGAGGAATCGTCGCTGCGCGAAAACTACGAGACGCTCAATGCCCGCATCCGCAGCCGCGCCGGCTACGTGGCGGAGCCCTTCCAGGGCACGCTGACCCTGTTCCGCGCCAGCTTCGTCAAGGAGCGGTGGATCGAGTTCTTTTCCGCCTACTCGGAAGAGGAAAAGACCACCATGGGGTGGTGCCGCCACACCCCGGACGTGGAGGTGCGCCCCGTTCCCGGTGCGCACGTCACCCTGGGCTCCGAGCCGCACGTGCGCGTGCTGGCGCGGCAGGCCACGGAGGCCCTCGCCCAGGCGCGGGCGCGGGTGAGCCGGGCGGAAGGCGGGGCGGATGCCGCACGAGGCTGA